A genomic segment from Nitrospira sp. encodes:
- a CDS encoding polyketide synthase module has product MTETQTKQASANIEDIYPLSPMQEGLLFHTLLEPGSGMYLMQDRYGWDGPLDVAAFRQAWQQVMDRHGVLRTAFVWERQKRPLQVVHKQVAVPLEYLDWRDRSAAAQAQGVEEVLAQELATGFDLGKVPLLRLRLIRTGATTYRITRSYHLILMDAWCFSVLMVDFFRFYEALVAGRPLAVPKPRPYREYIAWLQQQDMQEAEGFWREQLRGFTVPTPVGVLRDRPAEWRGPDPVADAVVTLSEETTAALQAWATRHRVTLNTLVQGAWAWLLSRYSGETEVVFGVTVAGRPPGLAGVEDMVGLFINSLPLRVTVAGDRDVVSWLQELFAQNLRLRQYEYAPLVQIQSWSEVPRGRALFDSLLVFESAPSDPSLTDHASPFSIEQQGNRTHTNYPLTVVVVPTEALLLQLTYDRRQCEEATIRRMLAQFQGVLEQLVAGPGRRLGEVTVLSAAEVREQTRTWNKTGAAYPAEQSVAELFEAQVARTPAAVAVQGGAEALTYAELDARAAQVAGGLVAAGVGPDTVVAVLAARGVEWVTLLLGILKAGGGYLPLDPTHPPARWGQLLTQGHVRQVLTTEAERHRLEPLVAERPDLRVATRASLPAGRYPRLPRRTHPQQVGYVLFTSGSTGQPKGAVVSQQGMVNNVWGKLPVLGLTSRDVVAQTAGVGFDISVWQGLSALLCGGRVEILSDDVVQEPVRLLAEFARTGVTVAELVPSLLREVVAVEPAPALPALRWLLPTGEAVTPELCRAWLTRYPTVPLLNAYGPAECADDVAYYPLTRAPGAEETVVPIGRPAANLELYVLNADLAPVPVGVTGELWIGGVGVGRGYLGEPGRTAAAFGPHPFSEQPGQRLYRTGDLGRYRADGTLEFLGRRDQQVKVRGVRIELGEIEARLREHPAIGQAVVVARAEPAGSKRLVGYLVTTAPVAVAAVREFLGRRLPEYMVPAVYVVLDKLPLTPNGKVDRKALPAPEAGDLPRPVAYAPPATPTEARLATIWAELLGVAQVGRHDNFFELGGHSLLATQVISRVRKAFQIELPLRALFDGPTVAQLAATTDPVRTDRDSAGAPALIRARRTDRVPLSFAQERLWYLDQLEPNSSTYNIATAFRLQGTLDAAALQAALQEMIRRHEVLRTTFEMRDSRPVQVIGDEATIVLMRIDLTTIPKDEREGAVRRSVAEEAKRPFDLSLGPLIRATLLYLASHEHVLLLTMHHIVSDGWSMGLFVKESVALYKAFTNGTQSSLSELPIQYADFALWQRQWLSGSVLQQQLTYWKGTLAGIPPLITLPTRPRPAVQTYRGARIPFQLSAPLTQQLHALSQAEGTTMFMTLLAAFQILLSRYSGQQDICVGVPIANRTRLEIEGLIGFFVNTLVLRTDLSDNPSCRTLLQRVRERVIGAQAHQDVPFEKVVEAVQPVRSLGHSPLFQVMFTFQNAPMEALEIPGLSIEALTIEDKTSKFDLSMELNETQEGLNGLVEYSTDLFDDDMIARMVEHYRVLLEQMVARPPARLSELSFLTEEERLTITTTWNKTGAAYPAEQSVAELFEAQVARTPAAVAVQGGAEALTYAELDARAAQVAGGLVAAGVGPDTVVAVLAARGVEWVTLLLGILKAGGGYLPLDPTHPPARWGQLLTQGHVRQVLTTEAERHRLEPLVAERPDLRVATRASLPAGRYPRPPRRTHPQQVGYVLFTSGSTGQPKGAVVSQQGMVNNVWGKLPVLGLTSRDVVAQTAGVGFDISVWQGLSALLCGGRVEILSDDVVQEPVRLLAEFARTGVTVAELVPSLLREVVAVEPAPALPALRWLLPTGEAVTPELCRAWLTRYPTVPLLNAYGPAECADDVAYYPLTRAPGAEETVVPIGRPAANLELYVLNADLAPVPVGVTGELWIGGVGVGRGYLGEPGRTAAAFGPHPFSEQPGQRLYRTGDLGRYRADGTLEFLGRRDQQVKVRGVRIELGEIEARLREHPAIGQAVVVARAEPAGSKRLVGYLVTTAPVAVAAVREFLGRRLPEYMVPAVYVVLDKLPLTPNGKVDRKALPAPEAGDLPRPVAYAPPATPTEARLATIWAELLGVAQVGRHDNFFELGGDSILSIQVVSRCRQSGILLSPRQLIEHQTIADLAGKAAVEADSDIQAEQGLVSGEIPLTPIQEWFFEQNIQNPHRYNQAVLLELRENLTVATVEAAFQQLLRQHDMLRARFRRDEGGWRQWIEPSVPQVGVHRMDLSQISEAEHEQVLAESADEWHQRLDLNKGPLLQVVLFDRGMGRSQRLLIIIHHAVVDWVSWRILAEDLQTALRQVTQGQAIQMPAKTSSYKQWAERLRMYAQSEAPAQDATYWLDSRWTQTQGIPIDYPEGERTEDLAVTVTVELTAAETQALLQHVPRAYQSQIIDVLLTAMVQSIGRWTGHSCLMVDLDRHGREEIFAGLDVSRTVGWFAGLFPVWLDVAPDALPKEAVQTVKQQLHLVPNRGIGYGILKYLPPCGVLSRQIRSMPAAEVCFNYLGQFDQTLPDGGLFAAATESTGRSHDGRDRLGHELTFAGAIIGGQFEVSLTYSRERYRQKTIEAVVGAYAEVLREVIAHSQSETPASLLAQISR; this is encoded by the coding sequence ATGACTGAGACTCAGACGAAGCAGGCGTCGGCGAATATTGAGGACATCTATCCGTTGTCGCCGATGCAGGAGGGGTTGTTGTTTCATACGCTGCTGGAGCCGGGCTCGGGGATGTACCTGATGCAGGACCGGTATGGGTGGGACGGGCCGCTGGACGTGGCGGCGTTTCGGCAAGCGTGGCAGCAGGTGATGGACCGGCATGGGGTGCTGCGGACGGCGTTTGTGTGGGAGCGGCAGAAGCGGCCGTTGCAGGTGGTGCACAAGCAGGTGGCGGTGCCGTTGGAATATCTGGATTGGCGGGACCGGTCGGCCGCGGCGCAGGCGCAGGGGGTGGAGGAGGTGCTGGCGCAGGAGTTGGCGACGGGGTTCGACTTGGGGAAGGTGCCGTTGCTGCGGCTGCGGCTGATCCGGACGGGAGCGACGACGTATCGGATCACGCGCAGCTATCATCTGATCTTGATGGACGCCTGGTGCTTTTCGGTGCTGATGGTGGATTTCTTTCGGTTTTACGAGGCGCTCGTGGCGGGGCGGCCGCTGGCGGTGCCGAAGCCGCGGCCGTACCGCGAGTACATTGCGTGGCTGCAGCAGCAGGACATGCAGGAGGCGGAAGGGTTTTGGCGGGAGCAGTTGCGCGGGTTCACGGTGCCGACGCCGGTGGGGGTGTTGCGGGACCGTCCGGCGGAGTGGAGGGGGCCGGATCCGGTGGCCGATGCGGTGGTGACGCTGTCGGAGGAGACGACGGCGGCGCTCCAGGCGTGGGCGACGCGGCATCGGGTGACGCTCAACACGCTGGTGCAGGGGGCGTGGGCCTGGCTCTTGAGCCGCTACAGCGGGGAGACGGAGGTGGTGTTCGGGGTGACGGTGGCGGGGCGGCCGCCTGGGTTGGCGGGGGTGGAGGACATGGTGGGGCTGTTCATCAACAGCCTGCCGCTGCGGGTGACGGTGGCGGGCGACCGGGACGTGGTGTCGTGGCTGCAGGAGCTCTTTGCACAGAATCTCCGGCTGCGGCAATACGAGTATGCGCCGCTGGTGCAGATTCAGAGTTGGAGTGAGGTGCCACGCGGGCGAGCGCTCTTCGATTCGCTCCTCGTCTTCGAAAGCGCCCCCAGTGATCCCAGTCTGACAGATCATGCCAGTCCATTTTCTATTGAACAGCAAGGCAATCGCACTCATACGAACTATCCGCTCACCGTCGTCGTGGTTCCGACGGAGGCCTTATTGCTGCAGTTGACCTACGATCGGCGGCAGTGTGAGGAGGCGACGATACGGCGGATGCTGGCGCAGTTCCAGGGGGTGCTGGAGCAGCTGGTGGCGGGACCGGGGCGGCGGCTGGGCGAGGTGACGGTGCTGAGCGCCGCGGAGGTGCGTGAGCAGACGCGGACGTGGAATAAGACGGGGGCGGCGTACCCGGCGGAGCAGAGTGTGGCGGAGTTATTTGAGGCGCAGGTCGCGCGGACGCCGGCGGCGGTGGCGGTGCAAGGCGGGGCGGAGGCGCTGACCTATGCGGAGCTGGACGCGCGGGCGGCGCAGGTGGCCGGGGGGTTGGTGGCGGCGGGCGTGGGGCCCGATACGGTGGTGGCGGTGCTGGCGGCGCGGGGCGTGGAGTGGGTCACGCTGCTGCTGGGCATTCTGAAGGCGGGCGGGGGGTATCTGCCGCTGGATCCGACGCATCCACCGGCGCGGTGGGGGCAACTGCTGACGCAGGGCCACGTGCGGCAGGTGCTGACGACGGAAGCGGAGCGCCATCGGCTCGAGCCCCTCGTGGCGGAGCGGCCCGACCTGCGGGTGGCCACGCGGGCGTCGTTGCCGGCGGGCCGGTACCCGCGGCTGCCGCGCCGGACGCATCCGCAGCAAGTGGGGTATGTGCTGTTCACGTCGGGGTCGACGGGGCAGCCCAAAGGCGCGGTGGTTTCGCAGCAGGGGATGGTGAACAACGTGTGGGGAAAGCTCCCGGTGCTGGGCCTGACGAGCCGGGATGTGGTGGCACAGACCGCGGGCGTCGGGTTCGACATCTCGGTGTGGCAAGGGCTGAGCGCGTTACTGTGCGGGGGGCGGGTGGAGATTCTGTCCGACGACGTCGTGCAGGAGCCGGTGCGGTTGCTGGCCGAATTCGCCCGAACGGGCGTGACGGTGGCGGAGCTGGTGCCGTCGTTGTTGCGGGAAGTGGTGGCGGTGGAGCCAGCGCCGGCCCTCCCGGCCTTACGGTGGTTGTTGCCGACGGGGGAGGCGGTGACGCCGGAGCTCTGCCGGGCGTGGTTGACGCGGTATCCGACCGTGCCGTTGCTCAATGCCTACGGGCCGGCCGAGTGTGCGGACGACGTGGCGTACTATCCCCTGACGCGGGCGCCGGGGGCGGAGGAGACGGTGGTGCCGATCGGGCGGCCGGCGGCCAACCTGGAGCTGTATGTATTAAATGCGGATCTGGCGCCGGTGCCGGTGGGGGTGACGGGGGAGCTCTGGATCGGGGGCGTGGGCGTGGGGCGGGGGTATCTCGGCGAGCCGGGGCGGACGGCGGCGGCGTTCGGGCCGCATCCGTTCAGCGAGCAGCCAGGGCAGCGGCTGTACCGGACGGGAGATCTGGGGCGTTATCGGGCTGACGGGACCCTCGAATTTCTTGGGCGGCGGGATCAGCAGGTGAAGGTGCGGGGGGTCCGGATCGAGCTGGGGGAGATCGAGGCGCGGCTGCGCGAACATCCGGCCATCGGGCAAGCGGTGGTGGTGGCGCGGGCGGAGCCGGCCGGCTCCAAGCGTCTGGTCGGGTATCTGGTGACGACCGCGCCGGTGGCGGTGGCGGCGGTGCGGGAGTTTCTGGGGCGTCGGCTGCCGGAGTATATGGTGCCGGCGGTGTACGTGGTGCTGGACAAGCTGCCGCTCACGCCGAACGGCAAAGTGGACCGGAAGGCCCTGCCGGCCCCGGAGGCCGGGGACCTGCCGCGTCCCGTGGCGTATGCGCCGCCGGCGACGCCGACGGAAGCGCGGTTGGCGACGATCTGGGCGGAGCTGCTCGGGGTGGCTCAGGTCGGCCGCCACGACAACTTCTTCGAGTTGGGCGGACATTCGCTCTTGGCGACACAGGTGATCTCTCGCGTGAGAAAAGCCTTTCAGATCGAGTTACCGCTTCGAGCGTTATTCGACGGACCGACAGTAGCTCAATTAGCTGCAACTACGGACCCCGTTCGTACAGACAGAGATAGTGCAGGGGCGCCTGCCTTGATCCGTGCCCGACGAACTGATCGCGTGCCGCTTTCTTTTGCACAAGAGCGACTCTGGTACTTGGATCAGCTGGAGCCAAATAGTTCCACCTATAACATCGCGACGGCGTTTCGGCTTCAGGGAACGCTTGATGCAGCGGCGTTGCAGGCTGCCTTGCAAGAGATGATTCGTCGCCATGAAGTATTGCGCACTACCTTTGAGATGAGAGATAGCCGGCCCGTACAGGTGATCGGAGACGAGGCAACGATCGTTCTGATGAGGATCGACTTGACGACAATCCCGAAAGACGAGCGAGAGGGAGCGGTGCGGCGTTCGGTAGCTGAAGAGGCTAAGCGGCCGTTTGACCTCTCGCTAGGTCCGCTGATTCGTGCGACGTTGCTGTATCTGGCGTCACATGAACATGTGTTACTGCTGACCATGCATCATATTGTCTCGGATGGTTGGTCGATGGGGTTGTTTGTAAAGGAATCCGTCGCCCTCTATAAGGCGTTTACGAACGGAACGCAATCATCCTTGTCGGAGTTGCCGATTCAGTATGCGGATTTCGCGCTCTGGCAACGGCAATGGCTGTCGGGATCCGTACTTCAACAACAACTGACTTACTGGAAGGGCACACTCGCGGGAATTCCGCCGCTCATTACTCTTCCCACTCGGCCGCGTCCCGCCGTGCAGACCTATCGCGGCGCCCGCATTCCGTTCCAGCTTTCGGCGCCCCTGACTCAACAACTTCATGCTCTGAGTCAAGCTGAGGGTACCACGATGTTCATGACTCTGTTGGCGGCGTTTCAGATTCTCCTATCCCGATACAGCGGCCAACAGGACATCTGTGTCGGAGTACCAATTGCCAATCGGACCAGGTTGGAAATTGAAGGTTTGATCGGATTCTTTGTGAACACACTCGTCTTGCGGACGGATTTGTCCGACAATCCATCATGTCGGACATTATTGCAACGAGTACGGGAGCGGGTGATTGGAGCCCAAGCCCATCAAGATGTTCCGTTTGAGAAGGTCGTCGAAGCTGTACAGCCGGTCCGCTCTCTCGGCCATAGTCCGCTGTTTCAAGTGATGTTTACATTTCAGAATGCGCCGATGGAGGCTTTGGAGATTCCAGGCCTGTCGATAGAAGCGCTGACGATTGAAGACAAGACATCAAAATTTGATCTCTCAATGGAATTGAATGAGACTCAGGAAGGACTCAACGGATTGGTGGAGTACAGTACGGATCTCTTCGACGACGACATGATTGCCCGAATGGTCGAGCACTATAGGGTTCTCTTGGAACAGATGGTGGCGCGACCACCTGCGCGTCTGTCGGAGTTGTCGTTCCTGACAGAAGAAGAGCGGCTGACCATAACAACAACGTGGAATAAGACGGGGGCGGCGTACCCGGCGGAGCAGAGTGTGGCGGAGTTATTTGAGGCGCAGGTCGCGCGGACGCCGGCGGCGGTGGCGGTGCAAGGCGGGGCGGAGGCGCTGACCTATGCGGAGCTGGACGCGCGGGCGGCGCAGGTGGCCGGGGGGTTGGTGGCGGCGGGCGTGGGGCCCGATACGGTGGTGGCGGTGCTGGCGGCGCGGGGCGTGGAGTGGGTCACGCTGCTGCTGGGCATTCTGAAGGCGGGCGGGGGGTATCTGCCGCTGGATCCGACGCATCCACCGGCGCGGTGGGGGCAACTGCTGACGCAGGGCCACGTGCGGCAGGTGCTGACGACGGAAGCGGAGCGCCATCGGCTCGAGCCCCTCGTGGCGGAGCGGCCCGACCTGCGGGTGGCCACGCGGGCGTCGTTGCCGGCGGGCCGGTACCCGCGGCCGCCGCGCCGGACGCATCCGCAGCAAGTGGGGTATGTGCTGTTCACGTCGGGGTCGACGGGGCAGCCCAAAGGCGCGGTGGTTTCGCAGCAGGGGATGGTGAACAACGTGTGGGGAAAGCTCCCGGTGCTGGGCCTGACGAGCCGGGATGTGGTGGCACAGACCGCGGGCGTCGGGTTCGACATCTCGGTGTGGCAAGGGCTGAGCGCGTTACTGTGCGGGGGGCGGGTGGAGATTCTGTCCGACGACGTCGTGCAGGAGCCGGTGCGGTTGCTGGCCGAATTCGCCCGAACGGGCGTGACGGTGGCGGAGCTGGTGCCGTCGTTGTTGCGGGAAGTGGTGGCGGTGGAGCCAGCGCCGGCCCTCCCGGCCTTACGGTGGTTGTTGCCGACGGGGGAGGCGGTGACGCCGGAGCTCTGCCGGGCGTGGTTGACGCGGTATCCGACCGTGCCGTTGCTCAATGCCTACGGGCCGGCCGAGTGTGCGGACGACGTGGCGTACTATCCCCTGACGCGGGCGCCGGGGGCGGAGGAGACGGTGGTGCCGATCGGGCGGCCGGCGGCCAACCTGGAGCTGTATGTATTAAATGCGGATCTGGCGCCGGTGCCGGTGGGGGTGACGGGGGAGCTCTGGATCGGGGGCGTGGGCGTGGGGCGGGGGTATCTCGGCGAGCCGGGGCGGACGGCGGCGGCGTTCGGGCCGCATCCGTTCAGCGAGCAGCCAGGGCAGCGGCTGTACCGGACGGGAGATCTGGGGCGTTATCGGGCTGACGGGACCCTCGAATTTCTTGGGCGGCGGGATCAGCAGGTGAAGGTGCGGGGGGTCCGGATCGAGCTGGGGGAGATCGAGGCGCGGCTGCGCGAACATCCGGCCATCGGGCAAGCGGTGGTGGTGGCGCGGGCGGAGCCGGCCGGCTCCAAGCGTCTGGTCGGGTATCTGGTGACGACCGCGCCGGTGGCGGTGGCGGCGGTGCGGGAGTTTCTGGGGCGTCGGCTGCCGGAGTATATGGTGCCGGCGGTGTACGTGGTGCTGGACAAGCTGCCGCTCACGCCGAACGGCAAAGTGGACCGGAAGGCCCTGCCGGCCCCGGAGGCCGGGGACCTGCCGCGTCCCGTGGCGTATGCGCCGCCGGCGACGCCGACGGAAGCGCGGTTGGCGACGATCTGGGCGGAGCTGCTCGGGGTGGCTCAGGTCGGCCGCCACGACAACTTCTTCGAGTTGGGCGGGGATTCTATCTTGAGCATTCAGGTTGTCTCGCGATGTCGCCAAAGCGGGATTCTGTTGTCTCCTCGGCAATTGATCGAGCATCAAACGATTGCCGACTTGGCAGGGAAGGCAGCAGTGGAAGCGGATTCTGATATTCAAGCAGAGCAAGGGTTGGTGAGCGGAGAAATCCCCCTGACGCCGATTCAAGAGTGGTTCTTCGAACAGAACATACAGAATCCACATCGCTACAACCAAGCTGTCCTGCTGGAGTTGCGGGAAAATCTCACGGTCGCTACGGTAGAAGCAGCGTTCCAACAGTTGTTGCGACAGCATGACATGCTGCGGGCGCGTTTCAGACGCGATGAAGGAGGATGGAGACAGTGGATCGAGCCATCTGTTCCGCAGGTCGGCGTCCATCGTATGGATCTGTCCCAGATTTCAGAGGCGGAGCATGAACAGGTGTTGGCCGAATCGGCCGACGAATGGCATCAGCGACTCGACCTGAACAAGGGACCATTGCTGCAGGTCGTTTTGTTCGATCGAGGAATGGGCCGATCGCAACGGTTGTTGATCATCATTCACCATGCCGTCGTGGATTGGGTTTCGTGGCGAATCTTGGCAGAGGATCTTCAAACAGCTCTCCGGCAAGTGACGCAGGGACAGGCCATTCAGATGCCGGCGAAGACCAGTTCGTACAAACAATGGGCGGAGCGGCTGCGGATGTATGCCCAATCAGAGGCGCCGGCGCAGGATGCAACCTACTGGTTGGATAGCCGATGGACACAGACCCAAGGGATCCCCATTGACTATCCCGAAGGAGAGAGGACCGAGGACCTTGCCGTGACGGTGACGGTCGAGTTAACGGCAGCAGAAACACAGGCGTTGTTGCAGCACGTGCCCCGAGCGTATCAATCGCAAATCATCGATGTTCTGTTGACGGCGATGGTTCAGAGCATAGGACGCTGGACGGGCCATTCCTGCCTGATGGTGGATCTGGATAGGCATGGACGAGAGGAAATCTTTGCGGGTCTCGACGTCTCGCGGACGGTCGGCTGGTTTGCCGGACTGTTTCCCGTGTGGCTCGATGTGGCACCCGATGCCTTGCCGAAAGAAGCAGTCCAGACCGTCAAGCAGCAGCTCCACCTCGTTCCCAATCGAGGAATTGGATATGGCATTCTGAAATATTTGCCGCCGTGTGGCGTGCTGTCGAGACAGATTCGCTCCATGCCGGCCGCGGAAGTCTGTTTCAACTATTTGGGTCAATTCGACCAAACGCTTCCTGATGGCGGCCTGTTTGCGGCGGCCACCGAATCGACCGGACGTTCGCACGATGGCCGGGATCGGCTGGGCCACGAATTGACCTTTGCCGGCGCGATCATAGGAGGACAGTTTGAAGTATCCCTCACCTACAGCAGGGAACGCTATCGACAAAAAACGATCGAAGCGGTTGTCGGAGCGTATGCTGAGGTTTTGCGGGAGGTGATCGCGCATAGTCAGAGCGAGACTCCGGCATCGCTACTGGCTCAGATATCCCGCTAA